CCGCGCACCGTCACGGCCACGAACTTAGTGGCCCCTTCGCCGTCTCGAACGATCTGTTGCGCGAGATCCAGGCAGACTCGAGTGAGCAGGGCGCCGAAGTTCTCGGCTTCCGGCGATGAGGAGTCGGTGATGATGGCATGACCCGCTGCGCCGCTGGCCAGGACCAGAACCGTGTCATTGGTGCTGGTGTCGCCATCCACAGTGATGCGGTTGAAGGACCGGTTGACGGATTCGGTGAGCCAGTATCTGAGAACGTTTGGCGCAAGGGCCGCGTCTGTGACCACAAAGGCGAGCATGGTGGCCATGTCGGGCGAGATCATTCCGGAGCCTTTAGCCATGCCGCCGCACGTGATCGTGGTCCCGGCAACCTGCGTGCGAGCCCAAGCCGTTTTGGGCACCGTGTCCGTGGTCATGATGGCCCGCGCGGCATCAAGCCATCCTTCGGGGTGTAGGGTGGCGATGAGCTGGGGAAGTACGTGGTCCAGAGCCTCAAGGTGCAACTGAGGGCCGATGACGCCCGTGGAAGCGACGAGGACTTCCCGGTAAGGGATGCCCAGCAGAGTCGCCAGCCGCTGAGCGCTCTGGCGGGCCCGCCGAATGCCTTCTTCTCCCGTGCACGCGTTGGCAATGCCCGCATTGATGAGGACCGCTCGAGCACGCCCGTGGGCCGCGTCCAAGTGTTCTTTGCACAAAACCACGGGTGCGGCGCAGAACCGGTTCTGCGTGAAGACACCGGCGGCGGCCGCCGCAACGTCGCTCATTATGAGCGCGCAATCCGGCCGATTCCTGTAGCGCATGCCGCTCATGGCCGAGGCCACGCGAAATCCCGGCACGTGAAAATTCCCCCGCTGCACCGTTTCCGCACTGGGCTCTTGGTTCATGGGCTTTCGCCTCACTTTCCGCAACATTTCTTGTATTTCTTGCCGCTTCCGCACGGACACGGATCATTGCGGCCCACCTTTTTGCCCTTCTTGACGGTTTGAGGTGCCCGCGGGCCGTCGGCCGGGCCATAATACATGGGTTGGTTCTCGTGTTGCTGGCGAAGCTGCTGGACCTCTTCTTCCTGACGAATCTGCACGTGGAACAAGATGCGCACGGTTTCTTCTTTGAGCCGATGAATCATGTCATCGAACAGCGCATGGGCTTCTCGCTTGTAGGCCACCAGTGGATCCTGCTGGGCGTAACCTCGAAGTCCAATGCCTTCCTTCAGGTGGTCCATGTTGAGCAGATGGTCTTTCCAGAGGCTGTCGAGGGTCTGGAGAAGCACGTAGTTTTCCAGATCCCGCATGAGGGTTTCGCCGAATTCCCGCTCCCTGGCGTCATACTTTTCTTGGACCCGCTGCCAGAGGAGTTCTTTCAGGTCTTGTGGGGTCATGTCGGCCATCTCGGCATCCGATGGCACCAGCCCCGGCCCGAACAAACGCTGCACTTCCGTCCTCAGCCCCTCCACGTTCCAATCTTCGGCGTAGGATTTCTCGTCCGTCGTGGATTCGATGATGTCCAGCAGGAGGTCTTCAGCCATGTCCATGATGGTGGGCTTGAGGTTTCCGCCCTTGAGGGCTTCCCGGCGTTGGCGGTAGATCACCTCGCGCTGCTGGTTCATGACATCGTCATATTCCAGAAGATGCTTGCGAATACTGAAATTGTGGGCTTCCACGCGCTTTTGAGCGTTTTCAATGGCCCTCGTCACCAACCGATGCTCAATGGGCTCCCCTTCCTCCATGCCGATGCGATGCATCAGACCCGAGATGCGGTCGGCGGCAAAGATGCGCATGAGGTCGTCTTCCAGGCTAAGGTAAAACCGGGAGGAACCGGGGTCGCCTTGACGGCCTGCACGGCCGCGCAGCTGATTGTCGATGCGTCGGGCTTCGTGGCGTTCCGTTCCCAAAATGTGCAAGCCTCCCAATTCCGCCACGCCCGGTCCCAGAACGATATCCGTACCGCGTCCGGCCATGTTGGTGGAAATGGTCACGGCGCCCTTTTGGCCCGCCTTGGCCACGATTTCCGCCTCCTTTTCGTGGTGCTTGGCGTTGAGCACCTGGTGAGGAATGCCCTCACGCTTGAGCATGCGGCTGAGCCTTTCCGACTTGTCGATACTCACCGTGCCCACAAGCACGGGGCGGCCCTGGGCGTGAAGTTCCTTGATTTCCTGAACCACCGCCTGAAATTTTTCCCGTTCGGTTCGGTAGATACAGTCGGGATGGTCCGTGCGAATCATGGGCTTGTGAGTGGGAATAACGACCACTTCCAAGTTATAAATTTTGGCGAATTCTTCCGCTTCCGTATCCGCAGTGCCGGTCATGCCCGCCAGCTTCTTGTACATGCGAAAGTAATTTTGAAAAGTGATGGAAGCCAGGGTCTGGTTTTCGTTTTCCACCCGCACGCCTTCCTTGGCTTCCAGAGCCTGATGTAGCCCGTCGCTGTAACGGCGGCCGGGCATGAGCCGCCCGGTAAATTCGTCGACAATGATCACCTTGCCATCTTTGACAATATAATCCACGTCCTTTTGAAAGAGGGTGTGCGCCCGTAGGGCTTGCTGCACATGGTGCAGCAGATCCATGTTTCTAGGGTCGTAGAGGTTTTCCACGCCGAGCAGAGATTCGGCGGCGGCAACACCTTCTTCAGTCAGAGTCACCGTACGGCTTTTCTCATCCTTGGTGTAGTGAACCTCGGGCTTAAGGTGCGGAATGATGCGGTTGACCCGCACGTAAAGCTGGGTGGACTTTTCGGCTGGGCCGGAAATGATGAGAGGGGTTCTCGCCTCGTCGATGAGAATGCTGTCCACTTCATCCACGATGGCGTAGTGGAGCTCCCGCTGCACCATGTCTTCCAGGCGAAATTTCATGTTGTCCCTGAGATAATCGAACCCGAACTCATTGTTAGTGCCATAGGTCACATCACAATTGTAAGCCGCCTTGCGTTCCCGATCGTCCAAACCGTGGACGATGCAGCCCACCGAAAGGCCCAGGAACTTGTAAACCGTTCCCATCCACTCACTGTCCCGCTTGGCCAGGTAGTCGTTGACCGTGACCACGTGGACGCCGCGCCCGGTGAGGGCATTGAGATAGACCGGCATGACGGCCACAAGAGTCTTGCCTTCACCGGTTTTCATTTCGGCGATCTTGCCTTGATGCAAGACGATACCGCCGATGATCTGCACATCAAAAGGGCGCATGCCCAAGGTGCGTGTGGCGGCTTCGCGGGCCACGGCAAAGGCTTCGGGCAACAGATCATCCGAAGGTTCTCCGCGGGCCACCCGTTCTCGGAATTCCACGGTCTTGGCCTGCAGAGCCTGATCGCTGAGCTTTCTCAAGGACGGCTCCCACTGGGTGACGGCATCCACGAGAGGGGCGATGCGTTTGAGATTACGCTCGTTTTGTGTGCCAAAAACCTTTTTCAAAAGGGCACCGATCATGGTGGGTTTTCTCCTTGGGTGAAGTTCAAGGCGGCCTGTGCGGCCGCCGCCCCGGTTCTATAACGCACAAGGTCAGGAAATTCAACGCAGGGATCGGAAGCGCCTGCTGTGGGGTCATACCTTGATTTATGCCAGAACATCAATGTGTGGGGTCATCAATCCGTGGGATCAGAGTTTGATGAGTCCCACAGGGTAGAAAGCTTTGGCCTTTGAACAGTCTCGCAGGGCGGCCGGCTGCGGCGCATGGAGTGCAAACCGTCCAGAGGGCTTTTACTTTTTGCTTTCGACGCCCGCCACGCCTCTCTCTGTGGGCACAGTGCTCGAACAGCCAAAGATTCAGTCAACGCACCATTAGCGTTTTTTGGCCCGTGACGTTCAGGCCGTGTCGGCCTGGGGGATTTCCGCAACGGTGCGCAACACAGCCCAGGCGTCGACGTCGAAGAAAAGCTTGACACGTGAAGAAAAGGTCTGGTAGCTGTTATAGAAAAAAACGGTGTTGTGTATAATGAAACGATCGGGACAGCCAAACGCCATAGAAAAAGCGCTTCAGGTCCTGTTAGCTTTTCAAGTGGACCGGCCGCGCTGGGGTGTGCGTGAACTGGCGACCCATTTGGGATTTAGTCCCGCGACGATTCAAAGGTTATTGAAGACCTTAAAGGCCTACCACTTCATCGACCAAGATCCTCGGACCCAACAGTACAGGCTGGGAACCATTTACTATCGGTTCCTGGAGGTTTTGCAGAGCCAGCATGGCGTTGTGCAGGAAGCGGGACCCGTCATGCGCCGGCTGAGTTTGGAAACGGGCGAAACGGTGCACCTCAATGTGCTGGACGGGCGCGAGAGGCTCTGCGTGGACAGCGTGGAATCCAGCCAATCCCTCAAGGCCGGCATGCCCGTGGGCAACCGTTCCCCGCTCTATGCCGGAGCGTCTTCCAAGTGCCTTTTGGCTTTCGCTCCCAAGGCCTTCGTGGATGCGTATTTGGCCGAGGTGCGCCCCATTCCTTTGACACCCAACACTTTGGTGGACTCGGAAAAGCTCATGGCGGAGATCGCGGCCATCCGTGACCGGGGTTGGGCGGAAAGCTTGGCGGAGCGCACCTTGGGGTTGGGATCTCTGAGTGTTCCCATCTTCTCCCATAACGGCCATGTGCTGGCGGCGCTTAGCATGGCGTTGCCCGAACTGCGTTTCAAGGACTCGGAGCATAAGAAGCGGTGCCTTGATCAACTGTTGCGCGCAGGCAAGGAGCTTTCGCAGCGGATGGGCTGGCGTGGAAGTTATCCCGTGGCCCATGAGAGCGGTCAGGGGTGATGGAAGGGGTGGATGAGGAAAAAGGAGGGTGCATGACGCAGCGAGCCAAGGCGTTGAGTGGAATCAAGGTGTTGGATTTGTCGCGGGTTCTGGCCGGGCCGTATTGTTCTATGATGTTGGGGGACATGGGAGCGGATGTGATCAAGGTGGAGCGCCCCGGCGTGGGCGACGACACCCGCCAGTGGGGACCGCCGGAAGCCGGTGGCGAAGCCGCCTATTACCTGTGTGTCAATCGCAACAAGCGCAGCATCACGGTGGATTTGAAAAAGGAAGAAGGGCGGCGCATCATTCGTTCTTTGGCTTCCCAAAGCGACATTCTCATTGAAAACTACAAGGTGGGCACGTTGCCCAAAATGGGCCTCGGCTACGAGGACCTTCAAAAGATCAATCCGCGTTTGATTTATTGTTCCATCACGGGATTTGGCCAAAATGGTCCTTATAAGGACAAGCCCGGCTATGATTTCATGATTCAGGGCATGGGCGGCATCATGAGCATCACCGGGGATCCGGACGGTCCTCCTATGAAAGTGGGTGTGGCCATTGTAGACATCACGGCCGGACTGTTTGCCTGCAGCGCCATTCTCGCGGCCCTTTACCACAGAACCTTAACAGGCCGAGGTCAATATATCGATGTGGCCCTTTTGGATGCCGTGGTGGCCTGGCTGGCCAACGTGGGCAGCAACTATTTGGTTTCCGGAGAAATCCCAAAGCGCTACGGGAACGCTCATCCCAATATCGTGCCCTACGAGCCGTTTAAGTGCAAGGACGGAACCTACATTGCCCTTGCGGTGGGTAACGACCGGCAGTGGCAGGATTTTTGCCGTTTGGCCGGCCTGGAATCCTTGGCCAACGATCCTCGTTTTGCCACCAACCCTCAGCGGGTCATTCACCGCAAGGAGCTCATCCCTCTGGTGGCTCAAGCCATGTTGCAAAAGACCGGCGACGAGTGGTTGGAGGCTCTGGATCGGCTGAAAATTCCCTGCGGGCCCATCAACACGTTGGATCGGGTTTTTGCCGACCCTCAGGTGCTCGCTCGAAACATGGTGGCCGAAGTGCCCCACCCGACGGCCGGATCCGTGAAGCTGGTGGCGAGTCCCATGAAGTTTTCGGACACGCCGTGTGTCATCGACAGGCACCCGCCCCTGTTGGGCGAGCACACGGAAGAAGTGCTTCAGCAGGTGCTCGGGTATTCGCAGGAAGACATTTGTCGGCTGAGGGAACAGGGGGTGGTGTGAGATACGATGGGTGAGGCGCTGATCATTTTTGCCAACGGAGTGCTGGGGGTTTTCCTGGGCATGGGTGTGCTCTACGGGGCCATGCATTTTTTAGCGTGGCTTGTGGCCCGCATGGCCAAGGAGGAACAGTCGTGAACGGAGGACCTCTGGATTTGTTGACCCACATGGGCCTTTTCGCGGTCACGCCCGGTATGGTTTTCATGTGGGTGGTGGCCGCGGTGTTGGTGTACTTGGCCATTGCTAAACAGTTTGAACCCTTGTTGCTGTTGCCCATCGGGTTCGGCATTTTGGTGGCCAATCTTCCCCTGACCGGTCTGATGGAACCGGGAGAAGGCCTTCTGTGGCGCTTTTACCATTACGGCCTGCAGTGGGAAGTTATTCCTCCGGTTATCTTTCTAGGCTTGGGCGCCATGACGGATTTCGGCCCCATGCTGGCACGGCCTTCCTTAATCTTTTTGGGAGCGGGCGCTCAGGTCGGGGTTTACCTCACCTTTTTCGTCGCACGCCTTCTGGGCATGACCTTACCGGAAGCGGCCACCACGGGCATCATCGGCGGTGCCGACGGTCCCACCAGCATTTATTTAGCGACGAGGCTGGCGCCGCACATGTTGGGCAGCTGTGCCGTGGCCGCCTACTCCTACATGGCCCTTGTGCCCATCATTCAGCCGCCGGTTATGAAACTGCTGACGAATCCGGCCGAGCGGGCCATGGTCATGAAGAAATCGCGCAAGGTGCCCAAGCTGGAACGGATCCTATTTCCCATCGTTGCCACTTTGGTCACGGTCCTGGTAGTGCCCGCCTCGGCGCCGCTCATGGTCATGTTTATGCTGGGTAACCTCTTTCGTGAATCGGGTGTTGTGGAACGCTTGGCCGGCGCGGCCCAGAATGAGCTCATGAACATCGTGACCATCTTCCTGGGCCTATCGGTCGGCGCCACCATGAACGCCGCCACTTTCTTGCAACCGAAGGTCGTTTACATCTTTCTCCTCGGCCTAGTGGCCTTTGCGGTGAGCACGGCCTGTGGAGTGCTTTTTGCCAAGTTCATGAACTTGTTCCTTAAGGACAAGATTAACCCCCTGATCGGCGCGGCGGGTGTTTCCGCCGTGCCCATGTCGGCTCGCGTGGTGCACCAAGTGGGCAGTGAGGCCAACAAGAAGAATTACCTACTCATGTTTGCCATGGGGCCGAACATTGCCGGTGTCATCGGAACCATTTTGGCAGCGGGCGTGTTTCTTTCCATGCTTCAATGAGCCGGCAAGAAGAGTTACCGAGAAATGGCAAAGTCGTCGTTCCGCCGACGGCGGAAGCTTTTATAGGGACTGTGGGGTCAAACTCGGCGTTTGCGGTCACTCACGCGCAGGCGGGAGTCGATAACCCTGCGGGAACCTTGGATTCGAGGTAAGTTGGCGCGGCCATAAGACCGCCGGAGATGGCGAAAAGTCGAAGCGCCGAGAAGCGCGAGGGAATGTCGCGGCTTGCGCCGCTCCAACAGATCGGCTTCTCAAGCAGGTTTTAATATAAGGAGCATTTCTTCCGTCAAAGACCTAGGTTTTGTAACTTTCACGGACCACAAGGAGGATTCCCATGGCAGAAGACGTTTTGGCCCCGATGGTGGGCAAGATTTTGAAGATCAAAGTCAAGGCCGGCGACGCGGTGCAGGAAGACGACGAGGTGCTCGTGATGGAATCCATGAAGCTGGAAACCTCCGTGCACGCGCCGTGCAGCGGTGTGGTCAAGGAAATCAAGGTTTCCGAAGGCGACCGAGTGGAAGAAGACGACGTTTTGCTCGTCATTGAATAATCCGCAAAGGGGGACGCTCATGCAGTTTGAACTCACCGAAGAACAACGCATGGTGCAAGAGCAGGCGCGCCGTTTCGCCGAAAAAGATATTCTTCCCACCGTTGAGGACGAAGAGCGGAACCATGTGTTCAACCGAGAACGGCTGAAAAAGATGGGGGAACTGGGCTTCTTTGGCTGTTGCATTCCCGAAGAATATGGTGGCAACGGCATGGGTTTCATGGAATCGGTGTTGATGACTGAACAGATCGCCAAAGTTTCACCATCCTGGCGCGTGCCATTTAATATGCAGAACATCGGTCCGGCCATCACCGTGAACCAGTTCGGAACGGAAGAGCAGAAGAAAAAATATATTCCTGAATGGGTTTCCGGGGAAAAGATCGGCTTTTTTGCCATCACCGAACCCAACGCCGGATCGGACGTGGCGGGCATGCGCACCACGGCAAAGGACATGGGCGACCATTGGGAGCTGAACGGCCAAAAGATGTGGATCAGCAATGCGCCCGTGGCCGATGTGGGTCTAGTCTACGCCTACACGGACAGGGACAAGAAGTACAAGGGCATGACCTGTTTCATCGTGGATGTGGCCAACAACCCCAACATCGAACGCCGCGCCATCGAATCCAAGCTGGGGCTGCACTGTTCGCCCACGGGAGAGCTGATCTTTGACGGGGCCAAGATTCCCAAGGACGCCGTTTTGGGCCAGGTGGGCGAAGGGTTCAAAATTTGCATGTGGATGCTCAATAACACGCGCCTCAGCTGTGCCGCCGGGGCTTTGGGGGTTTCGGGAGCGTGCTTGGAACTGGCCGTCAAATACGCCAATGAGCGGACTCAGTTTGGCAATCCCATTTCCACCTACCAAATGATTCAGGCGCAGATCGCCGAAATGGCCGCGGAGCATGAAGCGGCCAAATGGCTTGTCTACCATGCCGCCTACCTCAAAGACCAAGGCAAGCCCAACCAGCTGCAGACGTCCATCGCCAAGTTTTTTGCATCAGAGTGTGCGGTGCGCGCGGCCAATGAGGCCATGAAGATCTTCGGTTCCTACGGGTTTTCCACGGAATACCCCATCGAGCGGTACTACAGGGATGCCAAATCCTACCAGGTTGTGGAAGGGACGAGCAATGTGCAGAAGATGATCATTGCCGGCATTACCTGCGGCCATCAGCCGAACCGATAAAAGGAGCGAGGGGGTTATGGCACCGGAGTGGAAAGATCTGACGGAAAAGTTTCAGGCCGAGCGGCAACGGCTGCGAGCCGGCGGGGGGGCGGAACTTCAGGCCAAGGAGCATGCCAAGGGCAAGCTCACGGCCCGGGAACGCATCGATCTCTTGTTTGATCCCGGGACATTTGAAGAAGTGGACCTTTTTGCCAAGCACATTGGGCGAGATTACGGTCTGGACAAAAGGGAGCTGCCCGCCGACGGCGTCATCATCGGCTACGGGGAAGTGAACGGCCGAGGGTGCATGGTGTACGCCGAGGATTTTACCGTGGTGGCCGGAACCTTTGGTGAGCGGCATGGGCGCAAGATCTGTAAGATTATTGACATGGCTCGCAAGTACGGCTACCCCGTGGTGGGTATCAACGATTCGGGCGGCGCCCGCGTGACCGAACAGATGGGGGCGCTTTCCCAGTATGGCCAGTTGTTTTACCGCCATGTGGCCGCTTCGGGAGTCGTGCCCCAGATTGCCCTTATCATGGGCCCTGTGGCCGGCGGCCAGGCCTACTCGCCGGCGCTTATGGACTTCATTTTCATGGTGGACAAGACCAGTTCCATGTTCATTGCCGGGCCACCCTTGGTGGAAGCGGTGGTCTACGAAAAGACCGACGAACAGTCCTTGGGTGGGCCCAAGGTGCATGGGCGGATCACGGGGGTGTCGGACGGCACCATGGCCGATGATCGCCAATGCTTGGAGCAGACGCGCCGCTTGCTGTCCTACTTGCCGTTGAACAACAAGGAGGCGCCGCCCTATGAGGAACCCGAGGACCGTGCGGATCGTGAAACCGAGGAACTGGAGCAAATCATTCCCACGGACCAGAAAAAGCTCTACAACATGCGCCGGGTCATCGAAGTGGTGTTTGATCGGGGAAGTTTCTTTGAACTCAAAAAGGAATTTGCCCAAAACCTCATCATCGGTTTTGCCCGCCTCAACGGCCACGTGGTGGGCGTGGTGGCCAACAATCCCATGAAATATAACGGCGCTCTGGACTACAATGCCGCCGACAAGGGATCCCGTTTTATTCGGTTCTGCGATGCTTTCAATATTCCGCTCATCAGTTTGCAGGATGTGCCGGGCTTTCTCATCGGCACTCGCTCCGAACACAACGGGATCATTCGCCACGGGGCCAAGATGCTGTACGCTTACGCGGAAGCCACCGTGCCGAAGATCACCTGCGTTGTGCGCAAGGCCTACGCAGGAGGATACCTGGCCATGTGCAGCAAGGATCTGGGTGCGGACCTGGTTTTTGCCTTGCCCACCGCCGAAATCTGCCTTATGGGCCCTCAAGGCGCGGTGAACATTTTGTTTCGCAAGGAAATCGCCGCCGCACAGGATCCCGAAAAGGTGCGAGCCGAGCGGGAAGCGGAATTCATGGAGCGCTACGTCAATCCCACCTATGCGGCCGGGCTGCAGCACGTGGATGACATTATCATGCCGGCGGAACTGCGCCGACGCCTTATCAAGGGGTTGGAAATGACCCTGGACAAGGACGAAGAAGGGCCCGATCGCAAGCACGGGATCACGCCTGTGTGACGCCTATGGAGGGGAAGAGTTCCGCCGCAAGGACGCCTTTCCCCTTTTTTGTTGATCAAAGAAGGTTGTTTTGAGTCGGCAAAAATTGTACGGGATTTCTATAAGTCGTTGGCGGGTCCGAACGGCGTGGGCTGTTCGGGACAAAGCAGCAGGGCAGGTCAAAAGAAAGGAGAGGACGATGAGGAAACTTGCGTTGGTGGGCATGCTGGTCTTGGGACTTTTTATCGGGCAGGCGCAGGCCGAGTCGGCCAAGGTTCTTGTGGCCACGGGAGGCATCGGCGGCGTCTACTATTACTATGGAACACAGATTGCCGAAATTCTGACCAAGAACAATGCCGTCCCGGCCACGGCCATTCAGACGGCGGCCTCCGTCGACAACATGCTTCTCATTCGGGACAAGACAAACCCGGACAAGAAAACTTACTTTCTGGCCACCGTGCTTCCGGACACGGCCTATTTCACCGTCACCGGAAAGCATGAGAAGTTTGCCGAAAAGCCGGTCAAGGCCAGTATTTTGTGGATGATGTACCCTAACTTCCTGCACATCGTCACCACAGACCAGTCCGGAATCAAGAGCCTGGCAGACCTTAAGAACAAGCGTGTTTCTCCGGGCGCTCCGGGCAGCGGCACCGAATTCACGGCCTTGAACCTGCTCAAGGCCGCGGGGATTGAACCGGAAAACTTCAAGAAATGGGAAAGACTTGGAGCCAAGGAATCGGCTGAGGCGCTGGTCAATGGCACCATTGACGCCTATTTCTGGTCCGGCGGGCTACCGACGGGAAGCATTGTGGAATTGGCCAACACTTTGAAGCGCAAGGGCATGAATTTGGCGCTGGTGCCCTTGGCGGAAACGGACCCCGGCGTGGCGGCCTTCATGAAAGAGTTTAAGGGGCTGGCTGACCCGACTGTGATTCCTAAGGACGTTTACGGTTTAAAGGAGGATGTGCCCACTTTGGCGTTTTGGAACATGTTCATGGCACCGGAAAGCCTTCCCGAGGATCTGGCCTACACCATCACAAAAACCGTTTTTGAGAACTTGCAAACACTTCATGCTTCGGTCAAGCCGTCCAAGGACACCACGGCAGAAAACACGGCGCGTTTTGTCGGCAAGACTGCCATTGCGTTCCATCCCGGGGCCGTGCGCTATTTTAAAGAGAAAGGCCTCGTAAAATAGAAAGGATGCCCACGTCATGATCCGGCGCCCTGCGGTGATCGGCTGCACGGTTTTACTAGTGGGGCTGTTTGCCGCGGGGTTTGTCCTCAAACCGGCTCAGGTGGTCACCGCGGATGGCCGGAGCCGCGTGGTGTTCTTCCACCGATTTCAAAGAGGAAGCTTCCAGTTTGTCAATTCCGTGACCCACAAGCCGGTGACCGTGCACTTTCGCGTGCTTTCCCGGTTTGACCGGTTTTCCATAGAAACGGACGAAGAGACGGAAAACTATTACACATCGGGAACCTATGACATGGATGCGCTGCTTTCCCGCCAGACGACTTCTTCGCTGAAACTGTGCAGTATGCAGGGGATCGAGCTCTCCGTTGGTGACGACAGGTGGGAGATTCAAGACGGCTGTTTGGAGGTGACGTTGCTATGGACGTTTTGATTCGAAGACTTGTGCACGTGCTGGCGATTGTCGCGACATTATACCATCTCTACCTCGTCGTGCACCCGTACACGCCCTTGTCGTCTTTGCACGTTTCGTTACTTGACTTGACCCAGGTGCAGCGAGCAACCCACGTGTTTCTCATTGCACTTTTGGGCTATTGGGTCTGCATTTATCGGCTCAAAGCACGAAGCTTTTGGGGCGCTCTTCCCCTGCTCATCATGACCGGTTTTTTCACCTATGAATTCGTGCGCCTGGATCTTCCCTGGTTTCTGAAGGTGGCGGGCTGTGTGGTCTGGGCTTTGACCATGGTGTCGGTGGCCGTTGCGCAAGTGAGTCGCTACGCCAACGTGCTCTGCGGGTTGTTGAGTATTCTGCCCTTCGTCTATCTCGTGGCCACGTACGAAAAGCTCATTTATCGGGCCATTATGCCCGAACCGTGGGATCTTTTCATGGCCTTTTCCGAAGTTCTTTTGGTTCTGGGGGTGATCTTTCGTTTAAGCGGTCCCATTATGCCTACCCTGGTCATGATTTTTATCCTCTACAACCTCTACGGCGAATACATTCCGGGCACCTTTGCCAATCCCGGCTTCAGCATCGATATGCTCTTGGGCAAAATGTACTGCGAAACGGAAGCCGGGATTTTTGGTGCCATTACCGGGGTGTCCTTGAAGTACTTGATCTATTTCACCACGCTTGGGGCGGTGGTGACGCACATGGGATTCGGCAAGATCATTGCCAATATCGCCCTGCTTTTGGTGGGCCGCAGCCCCGCGTCGCCCGGTCGAGCCAGTTCCGTCATGGCCGTGCTCATGGGTATGTTTTCCGGGTCCGGAGCCGCCGACACACAGTTTGTGGCAACACTCACCAGGCCTCTCTTCGATCAGGTGCGCTACAACCGCCTCGTGGCGGCAGGCGTCATCGCCACGGTAGGATCCATCGCCTACATCACGCCTCCCGTCATGGGCTCCGTTTCGTTTATCATGGTGGAACTGCTGTCTATTCCGTATTCCACGATCATCCTCATGGCCACGGGCCCCATGCTGCTCTATCTGCTCGGAATCTTGCTCTACAACGAATTGTACGTGCGCCGTGAAGGATTGCCACACCTGAAAGTGGCGTCAACGACAAATTGGGCCTATTTCTGGCGTTATAGCTATGTTTTTATTCCCATATTGGTCATCATTACCTTGATTTATCGGGGCTTTGCAATCAACCTTACGGTGTCCGTGGCCATCGGCCTCTTTTTGCTTTTCGCCTATGCGGACAACACGTTGCGGCCCCCGGTGACCAAGATCTGGGAAGCCCTGGAAGAAGGGACCGTGTCCCTTTTGCACATTGCCAGTGCGGTTATCGCCGCCAACATGATCATGTCCATGATGGTGTTGAGCGGACTGGCTTCCAAGTTCTCCATCGTCATGTTGAAGATTAGCGGCTCCAGTATGCTTTTGGCCGCACTGTTTACCGGCGTTTTCAGCCTCATTTTGGGCATGGGCGTGCCGCCCATCGCCACCTACGTTTTGACTTCGGCCCTGACGGCCCCGGCCATTCAAAAACTGGCCATCATGACCGGCATTCCGGAAGGGCCGGCTCTGTTGGCG
The sequence above is a segment of the Desulfosoma caldarium genome. Coding sequences within it:
- a CDS encoding TRAP transporter permease — protein: MDVLIRRLVHVLAIVATLYHLYLVVHPYTPLSSLHVSLLDLTQVQRATHVFLIALLGYWVCIYRLKARSFWGALPLLIMTGFFTYEFVRLDLPWFLKVAGCVVWALTMVSVAVAQVSRYANVLCGLLSILPFVYLVATYEKLIYRAIMPEPWDLFMAFSEVLLVLGVIFRLSGPIMPTLVMIFILYNLYGEYIPGTFANPGFSIDMLLGKMYCETEAGIFGAITGVSLKYLIYFTTLGAVVTHMGFGKIIANIALLLVGRSPASPGRASSVMAVLMGMFSGSGAADTQFVATLTRPLFDQVRYNRLVAAGVIATVGSIAYITPPVMGSVSFIMVELLSIPYSTIILMATGPMLLYLLGILLYNELYVRREGLPHLKVASTTNWAYFWRYSYVFIPILVIITLIYRGFAINLTVSVAIGLFLLFAYADNTLRPPVTKIWEALEEGTVSLLHIASAVIAANMIMSMMVLSGLASKFSIVMLKISGSSMLLAALFTGVFSLILGMGVPPIATYVLTSALTAPAIQKLAIMTGIPEGPALLATHMFLFYFAVLAEVTPPVALSAYAAGAVMGTDPIKTGVFSARVALPKYFIGLTFILSFSGTALLIAPVTETLSGWPAFQAIALRYLASLGAVIFLNVGVVGYLFRRLSTVERWISGICGLLLFYPHLWFNAVSASVALVVGARAWLSRPRVAEAHPM